In bacterium, a genomic segment contains:
- a CDS encoding prepilin-type N-terminal cleavage/methylation domain-containing protein, which translates to MRARKLGFTLIEMLVVMLIVGGLLAIALRGLIGSKAERELAGSVDTFASDLRWARSQAEKTGNMVYVAFLYEFDPNQIEPPFGLTANDEVWGTGEAVAPDNPGVRRVCKGYIIVEARPRFHTGPPDASIRSNAANSIQYTYSQWGTPTADGIQYAKPAGVPYTYRDYLGDLWMATQGYPGTYRAPLEPVYPRDDAATNLLLSNNSLARDDYNINRESVPRIFYPFMLYGDASSGTTYQVSSGYVGDDYNAAIATNDLAFFRSPDVQACKVFDTGNRDEILEYNADYSSEVKTVIDGSNTYQVEDQKFDIGIDHPRMKDQIVDHIVILERRLGEHVFLVNPHKAKFLVKHYGNPSVDGVYEDFQFLQFLIAIDPQGRATLREWGYRPEAFPPSSPQDNADLVHGSVLLRSGIPMVRSVFMVTDECLDLEGATAQIAKNAASNREGNGRVYSYWPLSGKYYIDSYTPNDRQFFIPDNDARLNVNDAASDYGNWIPSYGYQRNYLVP; encoded by the coding sequence ATGAGAGCACGAAAGCTCGGCTTTACGCTGATCGAAATGCTCGTTGTTATGCTCATCGTGGGCGGCCTTCTGGCCATCGCGTTGCGCGGCCTGATCGGGAGCAAAGCCGAGCGCGAGCTTGCGGGCTCCGTCGACACGTTCGCAAGCGATCTGCGCTGGGCGCGCAGCCAGGCGGAAAAAACGGGCAACATGGTTTACGTTGCCTTTCTTTACGAATTCGATCCGAATCAAATCGAGCCGCCGTTCGGCCTGACCGCGAACGACGAAGTATGGGGCACCGGAGAAGCGGTTGCTCCTGACAACCCCGGGGTTAGGCGCGTTTGCAAGGGTTACATTATTGTGGAAGCGCGGCCGCGATTCCACACGGGCCCCCCGGATGCTTCGATTAGAAGCAACGCGGCAAATTCGATCCAATACACATACAGTCAATGGGGGACTCCGACCGCGGACGGAATCCAGTATGCCAAGCCTGCGGGAGTGCCCTACACCTATCGCGATTATCTTGGCGACCTGTGGATGGCCACCCAGGGCTATCCGGGAACCTACCGCGCCCCGCTTGAGCCGGTGTATCCGAGGGACGATGCGGCGACGAACCTGCTTCTGTCCAACAACTCGCTTGCGAGGGATGATTACAACATCAACAGGGAATCGGTGCCCAGGATTTTCTATCCGTTCATGCTCTACGGGGATGCGAGCAGCGGCACTACTTACCAGGTTTCCAGCGGTTATGTCGGCGACGACTATAACGCCGCGATTGCCACAAACGACCTGGCCTTTTTCCGAAGCCCGGATGTTCAAGCTTGCAAGGTGTTCGACACCGGCAATCGCGATGAAATCCTGGAATACAACGCGGATTATTCATCCGAGGTTAAAACCGTTATCGACGGTTCCAACACCTATCAGGTGGAGGATCAGAAGTTCGACATCGGCATCGACCATCCAAGGATGAAAGACCAGATAGTTGACCATATCGTGATTCTCGAAAGGCGATTGGGCGAGCACGTATTCCTGGTCAACCCGCACAAGGCAAAATTTTTGGTCAAGCATTACGGAAATCCGTCCGTTGACGGAGTTTACGAGGATTTTCAATTTCTGCAATTCCTTATCGCGATTGATCCGCAGGGAAGAGCCACTCTTCGCGAATGGGGTTACCGCCCCGAGGCTTTTCCGCCGTCCTCTCCGCAGGACAACGCGGATTTGGTGCATGGAAGCGTGCTGTTGAGAAGCGGCATTCCCATGGTCAGGTCGGTATTCATGGTTACGGATGAATGCCTGGATCTGGAGGGCGCCACGGCCCAAATCGCAAAGAACGCCGCGTCCAATCGGGAAGGCAACGGAAGGGTTTATTCCTACTGGCCGTTGTCCGGTAAGTATTACATTGACTCTTACACTCCGAACGATCGTCAGTTTTTCATTCCGGACAACGATGCGAGGCTGAACGTGAACGACGCGGCTAGTGACTACGGAAATTGGATACCCAGTTACGGCTATCAGCGTAACTACCTTGTCCCATAG
- a CDS encoding MBL fold metallo-hydrolase codes for MSIASSSSGNAHALDTGRELLLIDCGISPKKITAGLTAINRRPEEISHILISHCHSDHIGGLFSLLKKYSIHVFGPAPLGPAVKAIGAKFTPLAAGMQQLNGFRLTAFNVSHDMEPTFGFRMEARGKTISYANDLGCWDEGVLEGIEGCDLLVWEANHDEGMLRESSYPEAIKRRIAGPKGHLSNRQSVVGIASLARLPNKLVVGHLSKENNSVTRVEDAFSAAHIDKHLELTVLDPLGGGANVEL; via the coding sequence TTGTCCATCGCTTCCAGTTCAAGCGGAAACGCGCACGCGCTTGACACCGGGCGGGAGCTTCTGCTGATCGATTGCGGAATTTCGCCGAAAAAAATAACCGCAGGACTGACCGCGATTAACAGGCGGCCGGAGGAGATATCGCACATTCTAATTTCGCATTGCCATTCCGACCACATCGGCGGCCTGTTCAGCCTTCTTAAGAAGTATTCAATTCATGTTTTCGGGCCGGCGCCGCTGGGGCCGGCAGTCAAGGCGATTGGCGCCAAATTTACGCCGCTTGCGGCAGGCATGCAGCAATTGAACGGTTTCCGTTTGACCGCGTTCAACGTTTCCCACGATATGGAGCCTACGTTCGGCTTCAGAATGGAGGCGCGCGGAAAAACAATCAGCTACGCGAACGATCTTGGATGCTGGGATGAGGGGGTTCTTGAGGGAATCGAGGGCTGCGATTTGCTTGTCTGGGAGGCAAATCACGACGAGGGGATGCTTCGGGAGAGCAGCTATCCGGAGGCGATTAAGCGCAGAATCGCCGGTCCGAAGGGCCACCTTTCAAATCGGCAATCGGTGGTCGGAATCGCTTCGCTTGCACGGCTTCCGAACAAGCTGGTTGTCGGTCATTTATCCAAGGAAAACAACAGCGTCACAAGGGTGGAGGACGCTTTCTCGGCCGCCCATATAGACAAACATCTGGAATTAACTGTGCTCGATCCGCTGGGCGGCGGGGCAAATGTAGAGCTATGA